The DNA sequence TGAGCCCAGTAAATGAAAGAGAGAGGACACAACATTTCAACACAACCAACTCCTTAAACTtgcttcacaaaaaaaaccaacaactttAATTTATATGAAAGAGCTTTTCCTGCTGATTAGCACTGACATTTTTGACAGAGGGCTCACCAAAAACCATTAACCAAATACTTTCTATGTGTATAGTAGTTGTTCTTGTTGAAAAGATtttaagatttctgtttttttatgtcaacaaagaaaacattgctTGACAAACTTACCTAACTTGTTTTGCAGCCTACTCTGCTCTGCACAGCACAGAAAACTGCACTGATTAAGTGACATTTTGAGCCCTCCTTTGCACTTTAAGGGCCAAGTTAGTCATTCCATGCCAAGAAAAACTCATTCCCCCCTTTTCCATGTATGTTTTTTAGTATAAGAAGTACAActtcaaaaaagtaataatcacatttattttaaatcagttttggCACAGAAGAGTTTTTGGAAATTTTGACCTTCTCCATGGTTGACCAAAGCAATGAAATCACTGAACACGCACACTTTCCGAACAAATCAGTTTTCCTTTTGCGGCCAGAGGCAGTTGCATATCAAATTCAGGAGTTCCTGTTGACAGGATACTCTCTGGCTACAGTTGAGGAGTAGCTCACACTCCCCCACACTCTCACACTGCTCAAATGGAGCTCCTGATCACAGGTCAGATGGTATCTTATCTGCACCTTCTGTGGAAAAAGGAGTAACCTGACAACAGATTGGAAGAATATCCAGTGTTTGCACACAGGTAACATGGCGTTTCCACACATATTTGTTTGTGAtggaaggagtggtggtggtgggggggggggggtacctaTACTTCTAAGTCATAAAAGTGAAGTGTCAGCTCTAGTTTGGTCCACACAGGAACAGGATACGGCACCTGAAGCCACAGATTGTGCACGGCGCAGGCACATCACTGATATATAGGCCTGCACTTCCTCTTCtgaaatgaaccacattaatgTGCAAGCAGTGAAAGTTTGAGGAAAACGATGGGGGTGACTAAAAGGACACATTGGACAGAGAGCATGAATAGAAGTTAACTTAATTAAAGCTCGAAATCCAGACTTTTATTAATGGGGAAACAGCAGCTGCCTGTCTCAAACACTGTGTGGGTGGAAGCTGCATCAGCCGGCTGTCGTTAgccctttcagagtaaaagacATGTGGTTAAGGCCTGAAAAGGGAGGTGGTCTGTGGGAAAGCTGAGGGCAAATTCCACAACCCCAAAGATCCTTACTATAATTCAAGGATGGTTTGGGAACAGTAAGTTCAAAGAAATAGCAGTAAAAAAGAAgatatttttataaacataacTGATTGATAAGATTAGAGGAATTTAAGTTTTTCAAATcgattagataaaaaaaaaatctaaggaTTAAACTAAATAATTGAGCACAAAGCTATTGCATCATTTCAGATGCTAAAACGTCTATGAAACATCATTAAATTCAATGTAACATAGTGCAAACACTCTCCAAATTTAATAAATACTGCAAGCTTCGCTATTTTTTGAGCCTAAAGGAATGTAAAAGAGaccattcttttttaaatttttaaaacaataaacaactAATTTGAGAAATTTATTTCTACAAAAATACAAGTGGCTTGAATTAAtttattcagaataaaaaaacagcaacaaagaggttatttttttttaaattccagctTTAATACAGTTTCTTAATCATTTTGGTTAAATGTTCTAACTGATCTAAATGTTTGGGACAGGTAATTTCTTGTAAACTTCttgtggaaagaaaaacaacttttttaaaagcttaaaaaaaaaataaaaaaaatcatactaaGCATTAtgggatttttaaaaagctcctTCACTCACAATGTAAAATACATTGTAaattatttggatttttcttcttatttctatactaaaaaaaagtgtagtttAACTTAGTTCCACAAAATTAGAACAAGTTTGGAAAATCAGTAAGTACAGGGGTTTTTACGTCTCCCCCTAAAATGTgcttatttacattttagtcTTTGATGATTGTTATGTTGTTCAACAAAAACAACCTTAAGTAAAAcatattcataaagaaaataataccTGGCCCAAATCAGCAACAAAAAGTAAAGCATGGTTGAGGTTTGATTATAATATGGGACTGTTTTTCCTGTATAAAGCAATTTTTACTCATACTTTTTGAGGATTTtcgtatttattttaatttttaaatcacattataTACTGGTTATTAAATTATATTGCTTTCCAAAGTACTTCTATCTGCTTTTGTCTTGTAACGTATTGAAACCTACCAATACACTTTAAATCTTGATGAGGTTCACCTGGTTATGGCTGTGCAGCGCGTCTCCTGTAAAACGCGCTTAGAAAGCGGCTTCAAGAGTCACAACTCCACAGAATATGccgaatttaaaaaaatcagtgtaCTAGGGACGTGTGCCTAGtacaaagtttacattttttttttcattccaactTTCCAAGCAGGTTGTTTTTCTCACTTACTGCAACTGAAGGAAAATGATAGCCCTTACAGTTTTTTCTGTCCATTTCAAAGACTCAAAACCTCATTATCATTACCTTGTTGTAGTTGGGAACTGGTTGGTCTGGGTAAAAAGCAGACGTGACATATCCAGGTAACACTAGTGGTATATGACGACAATAGATGGAAACTGTATGTCCAAACGTGAGATGCCTTCAGGAGGCGTCAAGCTTTCTTTAGTCAAAGAAAATCCCCAGCCTTGAAcaaacttaaatatttttgcttcCTTTTACCTTCTTTGACTCACGCCATGCAGGTATGGATCCAAACAGTCACGTCTGTCAGATTATTTCAAAACATCTCGAGTCGGGTACTGAACTTGAAAAGACAACTGTCATTTTGGATTTCTTCAGTGTTTCCAGCTATCTTGTTACGTGTTTCACAGGTCAACAGCGTACGTGCCGTTTTCACCAACAGACAGGAATCGAATTTTTCCCTTCGTGTTCTCTAGgtggatgaaaaaataaataaatacccattttgcaaaaaaatgcctttattcaaaaatgaatttgattTCGACAAAACCCAAAATACTTTAATGTGATGTCTGAAAGTTTGACGTTTTTCAGAGATTAAACTTTATCCAGACATTTTTGTAAAGATTTGGGTCAAATATTTCATGCATCCAAAAAGTTTTAACAAGTACATTTgtaaatataatatttttgtagtcttttgaaacatttttaaaccattttcaatCTATGGAAAATGGTGTGTCCGAAAAAACCTAAGATGCCTACTTTAAATTTATGATTTAACtgaggcagatttttttttaattgacttatGCATCAATATTGGAGATCATGTCATTTTTGCAGTAAACTCCTGATTGACAGGATTTTTCCTGattaacatattttatttgtctATTGAGGAATATATGTCTATTTACTCCATGAATGTGACAATTTAGAAACAGGAGTAAACATTGAAGGTGAAGAATATCTCATTTTATCTTCATCCTAATCTTGACTTTgcctctttctcttctttttagattttttatccATCTGCTCTGCATCATTCTCTATAACTAAACAGTCCTGTTCCTTCTCCATTCTTTCAGGGGAATCACAATCTTTTATTGgctcttcttttttgttcttctttgacTTTCTCTTCTTAGAAGAACGCAGATGTTCATCTGCAGAGCCACCCTTCTCATCTGTGTCATTTAGATTTTCTGTCCCCCTtttctcctgcttttttttgtctttagttacAACAGATGAGCCGTTCTCCTCGTCTTCCACCTCCTCAACAAGTTccttgttcttctttttcttcttctttttcttcttgggCTCTTCTGTTGCATCGCTCATGCGGCCTGCGGAAAGCTCTTCCTTCGCCTGAGAGTCCGCTGCAAGTGCTGCACTCTGGTTTCCACGAGCCTTCTTCAGCTGAGCCATTCGCTGGGCAAAGTACTCCTGCATGGTGAGAGTGCTGGTCACAGTCTTGGCGATGGACTCCGTATCCAACTCCACGGCACTTGATGTCCCGTTTTCCTCAATTTCGCTCTGGGAggcactgctgctgctctcctaGTCCAGAAAGACACACAACAGAGGAGCATGTAGAGAGGCTGCAAACCACAAGGCTAACAATGACAGACAGAAAGGCTCAAGTGATTGTCAATCATCATTCAGAGATTACCCACACTGCGAAAACCCCCAAATAGGACTGCAATGTGACAAAAGGTGTTAAAGCCCTAAAATAAGTACATTCAACATAACTGTTCGATCTGAGAACAACGTTTTGTGGTTCTTTACTTGCACTTGGGTTTCTCTGCAGAGTCAGCATCCAACCCTTAATCCCCCAGTTCCTCATCTGGATTACTGCCACGGAAATTCAAACTAAAGCATTACGACATCATCCAGACACTTTTTTCCAAGATCCACTTCCtccttttttaaagtgttataTGGACCTGGAGTTGATGGTAATCTATAATAAAGGGAGCAGACAGTGAGGCTCATTTCCCTTTCctgtctttaaagacccactctggtgaaaatagtgtttttggttttttttttttttacaggttctTGCTGCATTTGTCTTATGATATATAAggacaattaagcttaaatttgcatttctgagtatttctttttttaaatcgtagtgaatcgggagcagacgaaaaaatgcagccTGAAAAAACTTGTAATTGTGGCGTAAGATCTAAAATTCTATTCGGTGAGCCTAAAGCTCAtcgctccactccattctgatgcatctacttgtagacgactagatccatttatgtctttgttttcctcatctgagctggcatttggatcaaaactgtacagctggatagctcctatattgtttgccatttttgtagcaCCGCTAAGGTTAGCTTGGGGATGTGAAGGAATGTACcggtaagctagcaggagagagtgtaaacagagaattGTCAGCAATgatgaggggaagggggggcggggtttctcaatgccaacagtcccacccacaattccCAGGTGAAAATCTGATTGACTCCTGCCGCGCTGCAGAAACCATGTattagaaaacgacaggttttgtgatttttgacTAGAAAATGCACAATTATAATCAAAGTTCCACAGAAAACgctttttacaatagatcaaaatatgattggagcaGGTAGATTGGGAAAATCTGGAGCTAAAAATGGTGTTTAACATTATGCAAGTAAATCTGGAAtcttttaggattttttaaaaccattttaccCTTTATTTCaatgatggggaaaaaaaacaacacaatatttatataatttCAATACTTCTGTTCATAAGTTTGATCACAAACTCCGCCCTGCAGCCTTAAACACTAAACAGGTCTACCTTCACATCTGTAAAAAGGCCATAAAATGTGCAGATTTTAACTCCACAGCATGAACAATTTGTCACCTCACCTGTATAACtcatttgtcttcattttcctaatGACCTACTCAATGCATAATGATTTGTCCAAAAGAATACAGACGCTCCTCTAGAGAACTGCGTTAAACAATGCCACCGTTCTGCGGATTATTTCCGATGGTGAGGCGGACGGCATTTTTCAAATCCCACCGATTAgggataaattgaaaacacTGAGTTGTGTGAAGTTGTGCCTCAAGTTTGGCCTTTAAGCTCTTAAAGTGAGATTACAACAgatctgcagtttttttctgagGGCTAAAACAACCCGACACCACAGCTAAATGCAGAGTTTAGATTAATGTTTCTTTACAGCCGATCTGTGCAGTaaatgctgggggggggtttaaaaaAGCGGTTTGGAAATGACAAAATTCTTGACTATGAATTCAAaagaagagctttttttttccaaatcttaGCCCtaattatttcaattttatctaataagtgattttttttacatcgaTGGGGATCATTTGTTGGGATTTAATCTAAACCAAAGTtttcaaaaacctaaaaatcttaactagaaaaaaaaatccaaacttctAACAAAGAGAAGGGCTTTTTTCAGGTTAGGTGTCATTAAACAAAACTTTCCAACATCCAGGAGAAAATCTATATTCCCTGTTACTGCACAATGGCATCCTCTCTGCTTGGGAGAGGGAAGATGGGGCTTAGCGCTGACAGCGCCAAACAACATGTAACTGGGATTTGGGAAGATGGCTGGGGGCCATTTTAGAACTGCCTTTGAAATTACTCTCAAGAGAGGCGAAATGAGAGAGGTAAGAAAGAGGGGAGAGTGACGGAGAGAAACATCATCAGCAAGGTGAGGCAGCTTGAGCCAGGTTTGTGGTTCTTTCTCACTGCCTGGGGATCTCCATTAGATTCTGATCCGACAGCAGGAGAAGAGCTGCGACCAGCAGAGGCTGGACTAGCACAAACACTGAACTGGCTGCATTTCTGGCAGCCCTGGAGATCTTCCTCGCCATGATGTACTGAAGGAAAACATGCAAGTAAGAAACTGCAAAgcaattgaaaaagtaaattcCATTTTTATTAGGTTTACACTGTAAATCTGACTTCGATTTCTGGGCTCAACCGAaggtttaaacagaaaaaagttgtccaattgaatgttttttaacgtattttctaaaaaaggtaaagtaaagtaaatgcAAAAATTGAGTAATTTTCCAGCTTCCAAATTTAAATATATCAGTTTGTCGCATTCTTGATTTAGTTATGATCTGAGCTAAAACTGAACAGAATGAACTGActgacatttttgatttaagcACTGATCTCAGCTCACTATAATATTCAAATTCAAGTTTTAATCaatttagttcaatttagtttagaatttagtttaatttagtcaatttttgcaaattccaatTCATGAGTCTATTTGATGCTTTTGAATGTTTATTTCATGTAAATTTAATTATTTCCTGATTGAGGATAACTAAGCAGTTAAGTCTGAAAACGTGttagaaaacaagtttttagtGCAACAAGAATCTGCTGAAAAATATCTTACAGGAAAATAAGAGTTTGAATCGTGTCTCTTttggtaaaatggtaaatggtgtgtaCTTGATAGTGCTTCGAGTCCCAAAGTGTAAGATATTGTGGTTAGGGCgggttttatgcttttattttggttaattttgttacttcctgttGTCCTCTCATATCAGATGTCTTGACTTCTCCTTCCCAGTGTAATTCTTCATCAGTGTTATCGCCCGTTTTTCCTGTTGTGCGCACCTGTTTAACTGTTTAATCACTCCTCCTGTTTTAAAGTCTGCATCTtccttcaattcaattttatttgtacagcccaaattcacaacaacagtcgtctcgattgGCTTCATATCGGTACTACTGAAAAAGTGAAGTGTAAAATCAataggatcatgaatacatagaattcaataggaaaatactaaattgaactaacaaactgactaaactaaactggcatccctgcccttagaccccccttcgtggTAAGGAAAAAGTCCTAAACAAAcaagattccggaaaaaacgaagaaacctcaggggtatccacatgaaggagggatcctcccccaggacggacaggcgatttaccagaaatgcATTCGTTGCcggattgttttgtgtttgtatgaGAGCTACAAGCCTTCTTACCTTTGTTTCCAGTTTATTTCCAGTCTGGTTCCTTAGAAAAGGAACTTCGGATTCCGAATCTATCTGCGTCCTGCATATTGTGTCCACACCCATCCTGACACAAAGTGCCTCAGAGTCAGTCACTAGCACCAATGGCCACACATGGTGCCAACCTGTTAACCACCAGGAGTGGTAGGGGGCTAaccgtcttgcccaaggacactgccTCATAGGGAGGCAAAGCGGTAACCGAACATGTGACCTTCCAATCAGAGGCCAACCGCTctgccgctgcaccacagctgtcCCCATACACATGATAGTGACATCATGTGTTGGTTCACCAATGTCACATGTCCAGACCAACACTGCTTACAAAAATGCCAACAAGTTCAAATGTCAGAGgtgaattataaataaaatactataccactctgcagaaactatgccctataAACTATGATGATCcaggttcttttattttggctaaaacagcataatcataattaaaggaccactgggaacactatGACTGATGATTGGAGTGAAGTCCATCAATAACAGTTGCTCAGATAAAAATGTGCTTGTTAATAGTCAACATTTTCTCTGAATGTTtatctttattctttatttctgAACACGTTAGGTAACAGTCTAATTCTTATAAGACGTATTTACAAATCAGTGGAATAAAATAGTTTCAGTCACATTGAGAATAAAGCTACTTCAGTCATTAGTGTGTAAATACTGGACATTTATGCCGCGATTCCATTTGTATGTTGAGTTTTGATAGCAACTGGGACCCcccccaaaaagccaaaaaaatccAAGGCTGAAGAACACACCTATATCAAGCAATGTCTACCCTTTCTCCTCCTTTACCCCCTCCCCTCGCAGACGCAGAACCCCAGGAAAAGGATGCGCTCAGTGCACAGTGTGCAGCCCTGAGATAAGGCTCCTTCAGCAGAGGAGCGGCCTGGCTGGCTATCGGGTCCTTCCTGTTTCACTCTCTCCCCTGGCGGGGGCTGGGCAAGGAACACAGGgagggtccgtggagggtcCCAGAGAAAAGGAGAGGGTGGGAAGGCATTCAACAGGCCGCCTCCTTCAAGACAGTCCAG is a window from the Oryzias latipes chromosome 24, ASM223467v1 genome containing:
- the pinx1 gene encoding PIN2/TERF1-interacting telomerase inhibitor 1, producing MSMLAEPRRKQKWSVDPRNSTWSKDDSKFGQKMLERMGWSKGKGLGRSEQGSTEHIKVKVKNNNHGLGTNASHEDNWIAHQDDFNELLAQLNNHHGQTQSSEAPSEEKRGFSLEEKSKTSKKRVHYMKFTKGKDLSSKSETDLNCIFGKRSRLEKDQEQESSSSASQSEIEENGTSSAVELDTESIAKTVTSTLTMQEYFAQRMAQLKKARGNQSAALAADSQAKEELSAGRMSDATEEPKKKKKKKKKNKELVEEVEDEENGSSVVTKDKKKQEKRGTENLNDTDEKGGSADEHLRSSKKRKSKKNKKEEPIKDCDSPERMEKEQDCLVIENDAEQMDKKSKKKRKRQSQD